GTGTTTGATTGGTGGGAGTATAAGTGAACAGGTGGTGATGTTTGGATGATATTTTTCAGAATGAGCATGTAGCGGATTTGTCCATGTCGTAGAGGAAGAAATGccattttctttccacaacgtaaaacaataatatatattgataaaattGAAGCTATGTCATGCTTTTCTGTAATAGTCAGATATGTGATGTGTTACCATTATGCTAAGGTTGCATTTGGAATTTGGGATTGGGTTGTTTTGAGGGTAGAAAGAGGATGAGTATGCATCCAGCATCTAGATGAGGATGGGTATTTACAGTAATGCGGGTTCAATATTACATTTCTTTctaatttgtgtttttattgCTGCAACTAATAACCTTTATGGTTTGGAAACATTGTCTCTGGTTCAAATGGCAGAGCTGTCTtctaatttaattgtttatgaGTGACAATTGAAGAAAAGTAAACCACTAAGTATCATTGAAGTTCAATTTCCCAACCCTCAccaaaaatgagagagaaaacGAGGACTCAGAGAGAGTAGATAAATGTTTGATGTTTTATGGTGAAACTtgttcatttaataattttttatatgagggAACTAAAGACATGTAATTCTCTTGAAGTTGTATCTAACTATCTATATTATCTGAACTGGTTTGATTCTAAATTTGGACAACTTTGGAAACTTTTGACATAATATCGCACAGGACTATGATGGGAGAGATTTGGACTTGGATAATGGACTTGATTTCTCTATGCACAGAAACCTTCTGTTTTTTGAACGTTGATTTAACTCACAGCAGACATGCAGTACTCATGTCAAACTGTAACTAAGATCTATTTCATGGTTTATATATGGGATTAAGAGACTAGAAATGATAGCAATTCCAACACGGGTCTTTTAAATCTGATGGGTACTTGTTGGGTATTTATTCTCAGCATGCTGACTCCATTAACTGAATTGTGAAGCCTGCCAGTATGAGTGATTGACATAATTGGATTAGCTATTGTTGCTGTTAATGTGTAAGTTTCCTAATTATTTACCCAATTTTATTTCTTCAGTGGATATAATTTCTGCTATTGAATTTGACAAGTCTGGTGATCATCTTGCTACTGGTGATCGTGGTGGTCGAGTAGTTCTCTTTGAGCGGACAGATACAAAAGATGTAAGTCTAATTTTTTCTTCAGCAATTTCttttataactaaaattacTAACTTAGGTTTTAAAGATTCTACTTTACACCCTTAATTTTCTAATATCTATGTATACTGTAACTTGCAGCATCACGGATCAAGAAGGGACTTGGAGAGGATGGACTATTCTATTAGTAGACATCCTGAGTTCCGTTATAAAACAGAGTTTCAGAGTCATGAGCCTGAGGTAATTTTCAGTCACTGGTTAATGCTGCCCGAAATGCTTGTGGAGCAGAAATCTTAACATTTATGACTTGTGATTGTTGTTTCAGTTTGACTATCTTAAGAGTCTGGAAATAGAagagaaaattaacaaaatcaaatggTGCCAAACAGCTAATGGTGCTTTGTTCCTTCTATCCACAAATGATAAAACCATCAAATTTTGGAAGGTATGAAATGAATGCTCACTTGTGGGATGCtgaatgctattttttttattcaatttatatatGAATGACACACATGGTTACATTTCTGTCAAAATAAGTTTGGTTCCTTGTTTCACATGCTTTGACAGTATATGTTTATGGGGATTTGTTGTAGCTTACGAGGCTTATATATCTGAGTAATAATGGAATCTGTTGCTTGGACTTAGCCTttgcaaattacaaattatatttgaggTTTAATCATTGTTTACTTTACTAATGCTGAAGCATTTTTTAGTTAGTCAGATAACTCTGCTATTTGAGGTTGACTTTTTAGGGTGCATGTGTGTGTAAAGCTGTTCATTTTTAAGTGCATTAATAATGTCATGACTTCTTTTCTGAGCAATGCTATCTTTTAATTACTTTGGTTGATATGTCATCGTAATTTATAACGGATTGTATGATTGCTACTTTCAATATTTTACCAGGATAGGAAAATATGAAAGATAACCATGCTGTTCAATAAATCCCAATGGACTCTGACCTTAGTGTTTGCTTGTGCATATATTCAAAATGAATGTGTTCTGTGATTACATttcctttagtttttttttcatatgaatATGAATTCACATTATTGATCTGTCTTCAAGGTCACTTATTCGTATTTTGTTCTTATCTATGAGTTAAACAGGTTCAAGAAAAGAAGGTCAAGAAAGTTTCTGACATGAATGTTGATCCTAAAGCAATGGGAAATGGCTCTATTGCTAGTTCAAGTAATTCCAGTAGCTCCAAATCATATCTTGCAAATGGAGTATCTCCAGATGGACCATACAATTATTTAAACAACGATTTCTCATTTCCACCAGAAGGCGTACCTTCTCTAAGATTACCATTGGTAGTTGTGTTCAGCCcttccattttatttattttttcccaaTATTTGTTTCTTGGGGATAAAAATTATAGTAGGTTTTAATGGAGGGGAAGGGAGGAAAGGAGAGGGTTATTCTGTTTGGTTGAAGAGTGGGGGAGaggagagaaaataaaactatCTTACTTTAAAATGGAAGAATATTTTAGTCaatgtattttaaatgttatgAAGTTTAAACCCAGCTCTTCCCTCCAAAATCCCTGCAATATTGGAGGGGAGCCAAAATTGAATGAGGAGGGATGTTGACCCCCTCCAAATCGTTAACATTAAGtttgttgttttgattgttCCATCCTTGTTTGTGACTGTATTTTTGTATGTAGTGGAGCTAGTTTTCAAGCCTTGACAATTACTTGTTTGAAACTTTGTAGTTTAGTGAGTGCTAACACATTGATTGTAAAATATGTAGGTAACCAGCCATGAGACCAGTTTGGTGGCTCGATGTCGTAGAGTATATGCCCATGCTCATGATTATcatattaattctatttcaaATAACAGGTGATTTGAAACCTTGAGGGTTCCTATTTTAGGCTGTTCAGTGTGGAATCTTGCTTTTTGGttatctttatttgttttaacgTAGTGTTGATTTGAAAGTTTactgcttttcttttttgagtTTTCATGTATGCATTTTTTGCgcccttatttttgtttgtctatCATGCTTTTCTGAAATCTGATCAAATTTGGACTATGGTATGTTTCAAATATCTGCTAGCGATGGAGAAACTTTCATATCAGCTGATGATTTACGAATAAATCTTTGGAACCTGGAAATTAGCAATCAAAGTTTTAATATTGTTGATGTAAAGCCTGCAAATATGGAGGATCTGACTGGTAAGTTTTCACTATTGTATTTTTATGCTGTGCTGAAACTGTTCTCTGTTGATAACTTGGTATAATTTATCCATTTAAAGGGCAAAACTTACAGTACCATAGTTACTAGTGGGTGGTACTGCTCTCTTATCGAATCAAAGTATAACTCGAAATATAACACTGGTTACCAAGATGCCAATTTTAGTTATCTAGATGAAATTGGTTGCCACATTGAAAGTTGAAAGCAGTTAGAGATGAAAATAATACTTGGCCAATTTTGATTGGAAAACAGTACCATGACCATTAAGTCTTGTCCTTTAAAGAAGTGATAACATGTAAGTTGTAGTTATCTGAGTATTGTTTATTTACGTGTGTATATCATTCTAGTTTCATCTCTGTGATGTTCATGGGAAGTAAGATTGAGATTAATCTTATCTGAATCAGGTTTTTCTAGGTGAATTAAGGGTAGATAATAGGTGGACTGAAGTTTCATGGGTTGTATGTCTTGGTAAGGGGATTCACAAGCAATTGGATGGAGTTTTATGGTTAGATTGATGGTTGTTTGGTTTCTGTGAACAATATCCACAGTATTAGTGTTTAGGTTTAATGGGTTTGAAGAAGAATCAAAGAATCAAATTGGACTTTCATAGGGTGAATTTTAACGATGTCTGCCAAAGAAATATGATCTTTGCAATTGTTGCATCTATAGGATTTTTGATTGCCGCATATCGTCAGGCATATAGAATATGTTGTCTTACACTCATATTTCATAAGTTTGATCTTTTGTTTAAAACCAAGCATCACACTAGTTTGAATATCGACCTCTTATAAATAATCCTGCAGGAATGAGTAAAATCCTTAACCTATAAGCATGAAGATTCCATCATTCTACTAAACAATGTATGGGCAAATATGCCAAAATGGTGTGCCTATGATGTTGAGGTGAGGTGCCAAGAAAGGGGTCAGCATCTCTAGCTAATTGAGGTGTTACCCCACCTCTGGACCCTTAGGCAAGCCTCTGTGGTTCAACTGTTCAAGCATGGCATGCTCCAGTGCCTAACTGTGGTATCTATGAACCCCCCTCCCCTAAAATAAACCCCAGCAATATAACTCGTTCACTGTGATGCTAAAGCAGAGAGATAATTAGTTggaaatttaaagaaataaaaagttgttAGTCTTGTGGATCAGGTATCATAAATTGAAccttctttaaaattatttttctttttttttgtgtgtagctTTGGTTGAGCCTTGACcctatatattattattgcaGAGGTTATAACATCAGCAGAATTTCACCCTACACATTGTAATACATTGGCATATAGCAGCTCAAAGGGTTCAATTCGTCTTGTTGACTTGCGGCAGTCAGCATTATGTGATTCTCATGCCAAACTGTAAGCTATCTTTTGcttatgttatttgttttcattATGGCTTACACCCAGCAATGTTGAGGTTGATGGGGGAAATTAAAGGGAAGTAGATAATTTGATTCCTTCTTTACAGGGGCCACTGCATTTTGCATACAAAGAAAAGCATTTTTCTGGATCctattatatttattcatttatgtgATTTCTTTTGCGGTAGACTCACAGAAAATTATTTTCTGTACAGATTTGAGGAACAAGAAGCCCCTGGGTCACGATCATTTTTCACAGAGATTATTGCCTCAATCTCAGACATAAAATTTGGGAAGGATGGAAGATATATACTTAGTCGTGATTACATGACCTTAAAGGTTTGAGAGCTTTACTATTCCAAAATACATGCTTCTGTCAATGAAGCTTTTCTGAGTATTTTGGATGGAGTTACTCtaaatttattgaattgaaCTCCATGAGACATGGGTGTTTGGTTTTGGTCTCAATGATAAGATTCTTACTTAGGCTCAAGTTCAAtcagattttttgaaaaaattggtATTTGATAGAATCCATTGGTGGTGGTTGTTGATACCATGAACCAACAACTttctgttcaatttttttattttttatttaatttacattGGACATTCAATTGTGGTTGGGCAGGCAGAGCATGCtatgtaattcatttttttttacttttgtttggaTTCCCTCtgtttttatcaacaaaatccCACTAGTCTCATCTGTCTTGTATTTCAGTTATGGGACATCAATATGGATTCTGGTCCAGTTGCAACATTCCAGGTTCACGAGTATTTAAGGCCAAAGGTTAGATTCCCATGTTTATATAAGTAATGAGCAATGAATTCCTGCTGCTTTATCAAGTCATAGTAACTGGCTCATTTTTTTTTGGCCAGCTTTGTGATTTATATGAAAATGATTCAATTTTTGATAAGTTTGAGTGTTGTCTAAGTGGTGATGGATTGCGTGTTTCAACTGGTTCTTACAGGTATGGATACAAACTTAATCTATCTGTGGTTCTGTCATTCTTGAGTCTGCTTCTTactattttgtttcatttgataCCAGCAATCTATTCCGTGTGTTTGGTTGTGTTCCTGGAAGTACTGAGGCTATGACTTTGGAAGCCAGTAAAAATCCAATGAGGTAATTTTAtaccttaatttttaaaaacaattgcgGTTTAGTCGGGCACTGTAGAATtcatatgaactttttcatttacTCAGGCGTCAAGTTCCAACCCCTTCAAGGCCATCTAGATCACTGGGAAACAGTATAACAAGAGTTGTAAGACGTGGTAAGTTCTCAATTTATCAACTTTGCCCAagtttttatgatatatatagcTTGTTCTTGTAGTATATCAAGACTtgcaatatattggtaatcttGAACAGGAGCAGAAAGTGCCAGTGTCGACGCAAATGggaattcttttgatttcacAACAAAGTTGCTGCACTTAGCATGGCACCCAACTGAGAATTCAATTGCTTGTGCTGCTGCAAATAGCTTATACATGTACTATGCttaaggaagaaagatgattgaagAGCATGTATTTGCTTTGGTTGACCTGTTTTTGGGTTGCTGTGGAGAAGGCTTCTTTACCCTTCTTACCAACCAATGAGTTGGAGGCTACATTAACTCACACTACAAAGTGCCCTTCAAAATCTTTAGCAGGAGCTTTTAGAAAAAAGATCCAGAAGTGGCTGTTTCAAAATTCCTGGGTAGGCAGAACCTTATTTTGTTTCTGGATGATGAGCAGCAtctctttttttgttcaatttttccACCTTCTTCCAACCCTAATATTCTTTCCCCCTTTTTCTGTATCttcttataaaaagagaagGTGCAGTCAATGCTTCATATTGTGTTTGGCttgcaaatgaagaagaaaatgtgATTGTAGCTCTCCTACAACAAATACTAAAGGATGTTCAATATCTGCCACTaggataaaaagataaaatgtagttcttttctttttacccAGATGTCTTGTGGGATGGAGCAGTGGAAACCTGCAGTGCATCATTTTTTCATTGATTATTTGTGTTGGGAATTAATTTGACACTGTTTCAAACTCCAATTTTTGCTGCACTTGGTcaatttttgtgtaaaatgtCTAAAGGAAGTAATAATTCTAGGTTGGAATGATGTAGGATAAACTGGATTGTCTCTTCCTACcaaatttttatggttttatcacttgttggattttttcctttttgcctTGTGACTGACTAACTGTTCTTAATGTGTTGCCCAGAATGTAAGGGTATCAAAAAGCAATTAACAATTTCATGATTTGGTTGCTGAACATTTTTCTGTTACTTTGTTTGtaaagtacaattttttttttttttgtttctaacgACTAATCGTGTTTTTAGAAGTTTAGGCAACTTACAGAAATGGAAAACCGATTATATTTTTTCCCCTCTAATGATCAGTGCTTAAACATTCCAGTTTCATAGAGTTTGAGCTAGAAGATAGATGAAATAATTATCAGAGTGGAATAACTACCTGTTAAGACAATTAATTAGAAggtccatttttaattttttatttattaaagcaTATTCTAGTTAAATtgattattatgaaaatttaaaattgttcaaCCACATTGCCGTTTGGGGTAACTTTCTCCATGTAACTTTAGAGTTTGGCAGTGTTTGAATCCTTGCCTTGagtaaagtaaataaatagattCGGATCCATCTTTTgctgaaaagaaatgaaaatgtccacctttttcttttctccactTAAAATATTGGTGCAATCTGCTCACATTTTCTagaattttaagctttatcttattatcattattgtttctttttgataatttaGTTTACTTTAAAAACTTACGGGAATTTCCTTAAAGCAACAAAAAGAAGAGgtgtttaatttatatacattttgagtgtaaaatattttattattcactaAACAATATTTGATGATTTTACCATGCTATTTTAACCATTGATATAACATGGTACACTCTTATTGGATGCGGGTATTTTACAAGAAGGGGAGAccgagaaggaagaaaagaagtaTTTTCAGAGTAgagaaacactttttttcttactttttattttcaataaatattaccaccattcttatatataagaagtttttgagaattttgtttgtttttgtaaaattctttttaaaatgtctcttgctttaattctttttttttttacctaaaattctcttaattatttaacaattttgtagtcaataaataataaatgtagtAAATTACTAAgataatttgtttatttctcatggaaaaaaaattgaacatgtcAAGGGTCACAATTTTAccgtttttcttttaaatcttagttttaaaataaaaatatactatgTTGATGAAATTTATTCAAGGGTTGGAATGTTGATCTAGAGTGAGATGATAACTCGATAATTTTAAGGgctagtttgaaaaaaaaattattagtaaatgtaatatcattattaaaaaaaaatgtaaataatgtCAAGAAAGTTTGGCTCAATTAATTGAACAGCATAttgagttattaaaaaaaatccctaaCGCGGTCTTCAATTGTCacgaataaaaaaacacaattaatattaataaaagtctcttttttttttatacatcttTTTCAGTTCTTTGtaagaataaataattcatacacTCAGTTAAAAAAAGTAATGCACTGATGATATGAAATTACATACTCTTTCAATCACAACCTATCTTATGTGATAAATTTGTTGAGTATTATAATTTGTTGATTATGATATGAAATTACATACTCTTTCAATCACGTGTAAATTGTTCTTTTAAGGAGAACAAAGAGTATCCAAATCCTACTGCAGTATAGCAAATTGGGGTGAGctaatctttttccttttttttactcACCCCaattttatgtttcaattttCTAGGTTTCTAATACTGTCATTTTTTGAGGCACTTGGCAATTTTCTTAATCCTCTTGTCCCACAATGCTTATGCTGTGTGCAAACATGTCAACTCATGAACGTGAACGGTTTTCAGCTATTAGTTAGCAACAATTCATTCTCggttgttatttttgtatttgtctATCACCTTAAGGTATGCGATCAATGATACATGCGAGACCCTCCTATTGTACGTTTTGATCACTCATGTCATTTAATTCTTGGTCACTGTCCATGGATTGAGATGTTTGTTCATTTTACATCACTCACGTTTCCATCCTAGccagatcaatcaaaattatttgagCACGATTACTCGTGTGAAGATGGGCATGGACTTTTAATTCATAGGGTTGCAAAATGGAACCTTGTGACCAATTGAAAACCTAACTTGTTAGGCATAATGACTGACATATGGGATACATTCATGGTATTAATGTTGGGCCTCCTGCCTCAATTTCATAAGGAGTTGTGATCTTCAACCTCTATTTTTGATGTATAAGTAAATACCATTCCTAACATAACAAAACATTATAATATTGTCTTATCAATTTGCTAccttaatttaattaagaatgTGTAATTAATAATCAATCATTATCATCTATCTTTCTTTACTCACCGATGCTGGAGTATCATGTCACACCTTTGCAAAGTTACAATTAGAAAACcgagtatttttaattatacagTTACAGTTCTTAAATGCACTAATCATCTACGTCTCTAGGACGAAGACTAGGGTGCATGACACTAACTACATcgttcttccatttttttttctcgtgAGCAGGGTGCAAAAACCAAAGGAATTCTACTTTGACACCCTagtctttgtcatcatcttccCAGCTATAGCATACTCTGCATGACCTGGTAATGTTTAAAGTCCCACTGAGTATATAGTACTCCATTCgagtcataataattgttgtgtataaataaaaaatttatgttaaattatttgttattatagtTTTAatgtaatcttaaaaaaaaattattaatattttttataatattaatgatatgaattataaaaacaaaaataaattaataaataaaattaattttgtaaaataattcttttatttcatttatttagtgGTTTTTTTAGTTGTATGTAAAATAATCGAATACGATAATTATGATGAGTTGGCAtatgtaacattttatttttttatttaaagtatttatgtcattatatgtattattttattttctacgcAACCAAAtaagtagaatttttttttacctttccttttttttttactcttctaTCAAATAGcttgaaaaactattttattctacttttactttcttttttaaaccgaACATGTATtagttttttgttatatttctttatcAAATATAAGAGGAAAGAAACTTTTTAGTTAGGTCTCATAATAATTCTGGTTCCACCCCAAAATAGATGGAAATTAGGGGAGAATGGGCTTTTAATCATATAAAACCGAAATTAACATCATTATTTTAATCACGttagttctttaattttttttttcttataaaacaatttaaaaaatgatcttATTCTGTACCTTTTCTTCCACTTTCCTTCGTTTGTGAAACACATCTACATAAGTACATTTCTGGCTTGAAATAAGACACTGTATATTATTAAATCTATGCAATTTGTTATCCAGAGATAAAGAGAAAAGGTTCATTAATTAGTATTCATGATTCTGTTGACGATGGTGATGATGAAATCGTGCAGAAAAGTGGTAAAATATTGAGTGAGGAGAGCACATCCTTCAAATCATAACCGCGCACGTTTTGCTGAGATAATCATTATTCATTCAAATCCTTCATTTTGGTGCACGAACACTGTGCTTTTCTTCATcacccaaatcaaatcctagcCCTtggattatttttcataaaaggtgGGTCCACATTTCCTAGTGCTCAACCGAACCCACTACTCCTTCTATCCAATAAGTTATAAGTACCAGCGGGACCCAACCAACTATGtttctaaatataaatatatattttttctttaagacATTATTGAGTAAATGATAAATTAGTCTTTGAATTTATACCTGACTTCATTTTAGATTTTGAAACTAAACAAAAACT
This region of Glycine max cultivar Williams 82 chromosome 7, Glycine_max_v4.0, whole genome shotgun sequence genomic DNA includes:
- the LOC100789058 gene encoding serine/threonine protein phosphatase 2A 55 kDa regulatory subunit B beta isoform isoform X1, producing MNGGDEVVAAPAGPPQPLEWKFSQVFGERTAGEEVQEVDIISAIEFDKSGDHLATGDRGGRVVLFERTDTKDHHGSRRDLERMDYSISRHPEFRYKTEFQSHEPEFDYLKSLEIEEKINKIKWCQTANGALFLLSTNDKTIKFWKVQEKKVKKVSDMNVDPKAMGNGSIASSSNSSSSKSYLANGVSPDGPYNYLNNDFSFPPEGVPSLRLPLVVTSHETSLVARCRRVYAHAHDYHINSISNNSDGETFISADDLRINLWNLEISNQSFNIVDVKPANMEDLTEVITSAEFHPTHCNTLAYSSSKGSIRLVDLRQSALCDSHAKLFEEQEAPGSRSFFTEIIASISDIKFGKDGRYILSRDYMTLKLWDINMDSGPVATFQVHEYLRPKLCDLYENDSIFDKFECCLSGDGLRVSTGSYSNLFRVFGCVPGSTEAMTLEASKNPMRRQVPTPSRPSRSLGNSITRVVRRGAESASVDANGNSFDFTTKLLHLAWHPTENSIACAAANSLYMYYA
- the LOC100789058 gene encoding serine/threonine protein phosphatase 2A 55 kDa regulatory subunit B beta isoform isoform X2, with protein sequence MNGGDEVVAAPAGPPQPLEWKFSQVFGERTAGEEVQEVDIISAIEFDKSGDHLATGDRGGRVVLFERTDTKDHHGSRRDLERMDYSISRHPEFRYKTEFQSHEPEFDYLKSLEIEEKINKIKWCQTANGALFLLSTNDKTIKFWKVQEKKVKKVSDMNVDPKAMGNGSIASSSNSSSSKSYLANGVSPDGPYNYLNNDFSFPPEGVPSLRLPLVTSHETSLVARCRRVYAHAHDYHINSISNNSDGETFISADDLRINLWNLEISNQSFNIVDVKPANMEDLTEVITSAEFHPTHCNTLAYSSSKGSIRLVDLRQSALCDSHAKLFEEQEAPGSRSFFTEIIASISDIKFGKDGRYILSRDYMTLKLWDINMDSGPVATFQVHEYLRPKLCDLYENDSIFDKFECCLSGDGLRVSTGSYSNLFRVFGCVPGSTEAMTLEASKNPMRRQVPTPSRPSRSLGNSITRVVRRGAESASVDANGNSFDFTTKLLHLAWHPTENSIACAAANSLYMYYA
- the LOC100789058 gene encoding serine/threonine protein phosphatase 2A 55 kDa regulatory subunit B beta isoform isoform X3; translated protein: MDYSISRHPEFRYKTEFQSHEPEFDYLKSLEIEEKINKIKWCQTANGALFLLSTNDKTIKFWKVQEKKVKKVSDMNVDPKAMGNGSIASSSNSSSSKSYLANGVSPDGPYNYLNNDFSFPPEGVPSLRLPLVVTSHETSLVARCRRVYAHAHDYHINSISNNSDGETFISADDLRINLWNLEISNQSFNIVDVKPANMEDLTEVITSAEFHPTHCNTLAYSSSKGSIRLVDLRQSALCDSHAKLFEEQEAPGSRSFFTEIIASISDIKFGKDGRYILSRDYMTLKLWDINMDSGPVATFQVHEYLRPKLCDLYENDSIFDKFECCLSGDGLRVSTGSYSNLFRVFGCVPGSTEAMTLEASKNPMRRQVPTPSRPSRSLGNSITRVVRRGAESASVDANGNSFDFTTKLLHLAWHPTENSIACAAANSLYMYYA